The Populus alba chromosome 4, ASM523922v2, whole genome shotgun sequence genome contains a region encoding:
- the LOC118039023 gene encoding uncharacterized protein, translating into MADNTQKMSYQAGETKGQAQEKASNLMDGAGNAAQSAKESAQEAGQQVRAKTQEAVEGVKNATGMNK; encoded by the exons ATGGCTGACAACACCCAGAAGATGAGCTACCAAGCTGGTGAGACCAAAGGCCAAGCTCAG gAGAAGGCCAGCAACTTGATGGACGGAGCTGGCAATGCTGCTCAATCTGCAAAGGAATCAGCGCAAGAG GCTGGTCAGCAGGTGAGGGCTAAGACACAGGAAGCTGTTGAAGGAGTAAAGAATGCAACTGGCATGAACAAGTGA